The genomic interval CACCCGCCAACTCTGTCAAGAGGCCAATCCGATCCGCGACACCGCTGAGACCGCGCGAGACCGCGCGAGACGCGCTCAGCGAGGAGACGACCCGGACGACGATGCGGAGAACGACTTGGAAGAGCTGAAGGCTCCGCACGCGCATCACACGGTCAAGCGCAGTCAGCGCAGGATGCGCAGCGAGAAGGGCCTGACCGAAGGACGACCCAGCTGCGCGACTAGACCGGACGCACCCGCTCGACGACGTCTTCGATCGCTTCGCGCGCGCGCTCAAGTGCCCCCGGTGGTCGCGCTCCGTCGAGCGTCCCGAACCACTCGAGGACGGATGCGCCCCATGTGAAGCCTCCACCGAAGGCGACCAGAAGCACCTTGTCCCCGCGGCGCAGCCGGCCGGTCGCCTCGGCCTCGCAGATCGCGATCGGTATCGAAGCCGCCGAGGTATTGCCGTAGCGCTGGATGTTCACGAACACGCGCTCCATCGGGAAGTGGAGGCGCTTCGCGACCTGCTCGATGATCCGGATGTTCGCCTGATGCGGGATCATCAGCGCGATGTCATCGAGGCCCAGTCCGGCCTCGGCCAGCGCTTCTTCCGCGGCGTCCGCCATCGACTTCACAGCGAGCTTGAAGACGTCTCCGCCCTGCATCGTGATGAGGTGCTGGCCACGATCGAGCGTGTCCTGCGTCGCAGGGATACGAGCGCCGCCCGCGGGGATCATGAGCTTGTCGCCCTGCGAGCCGTCACTGTGCAGGATCACCGACTCGATCCCGACCGAGGCGTTCGTCGCCTCGAGCACCACGGCGCCGGCACCGTCACCGAACAGCACGCACGTGGTGCGGTCCTTCCAGTTCAGGAATCGCGACAGGGTCTCGGCACCGATGACCAGCGCGTTCTGTATCGCCCCCGAGACGATCATGCCGCGCGCCACCGCGAGTGCCGAAACGAAGCTCGTGCACGCCGCTTCGATATCGAACGCGCCGGCCTTGGTCGCGCCGAGGTCGTTCTGCACGAAGCAGGCGGTGGCCGGGAACACGTAATCAGGGGAGCAGGTGCCGACGATGATCATCTGCAGGTCCTGCGGTCGGAGGCGCGCACGGTCGAGGGCCACGCGCGCCGCGCGCGTCGACATCGACGAGGTGTTCTCACCGTCAGAGGCGATGCGGCGCTCGCGGATGCCGGTGCGGCTCGCGATCCACTCGTCCGAGGTATCGACGATGCGCTCGAGCTCCGCGTTGGTCATGATGCGCGACGGTACGTAGAACCCCCAACCGGTGATGACCGCGTTCTTCGCCACTTGCTAGGTCTCGGTCGAGCCGACGACCTTCCCTCTACCGGCGAATAGCGCACGCACGTCGCCGTCGAAGCCCTCAAGGAACTCGTGCGCGTCGATGACATCGTCCAACGAGACGGGCGGGCGCCGCGCGCGGACCGGCCGTTCGTTCATCGGCGCGAGCGAGGCGCGTTCGCGGTCGACGTAGACGAGCAGCTTGAACTGGGTCTCGCAGCGCGAGCACGTCACGCGGACGATCCATGCGGCCTCGAGTCGGCCGAGAAGGCGGATCTCGGAGTGGGCGTGATTTGCGCCGCAGACGCTGCAGTCGTATTCCTTCGCCTGCTCGCGAAGGCGCCGAAGGATGTTCACCGTCGTTCGAGCATACCCGAGCCCGTCGGCCCGAGGCCCAGCCGCCACGAGAGGAACGAATACTGGTCGGCAAGGTCGTCGATCTGCATGTCAAGGGGCTTTCCCGCACCGTGCCCGGCATCGCGGTCGACGCGCAGGAGGACGATCGCCTCCGGATCTTCGGCCGACTGCGCCTGGAGCAACGCGGCCATCTTACGCGCGTGCATCGGATCGACGCGGCTGTCGCCCTCGGCGGTCGTGAACAGAACGGCCGGATAACGGACGCCGTCGCGAACGTGGTGGTATGGCGAGTACTCGCGCAGCCACGCGTACTGCTCGGGATCTTCCGCGGTGCCGTACTCGGCGATCCAGAGCCGAGCGATGAGGAAGTTCTGGTAGCGGAGCATGTCAAGAAGTGGCACCGAGCAACAGACTGCCCCGAATAACTCGGGCCGTTGCGTCAGCGCCGCGCCCGTCAGCAATCCGCCGTTAGACCCTCCAGTGATCCCGAGGCGTTCGGGCCGCGTCCACCCGCGTGCGATGAGCGCCTCGGCCGCGGCGTGAAAGTCGTCGAACACGTTCTGCTTCCGTTCCAGCATCCCGGCCCGGTGCCAGCGTTCGCCGTACTCCCCGCCGCCGCGCAGGTTCGGGAGCGCGAAGAGACCGCCCGCCTCGACCCAGGCGGCGGCACCGGCGATGTACTGCGGCGTTCGTGAGATGTTGAAGCCGCCGTAGCCGTTCAGGACCGTCGGCACGGCTCCATTCGCGACCACGTCTCGGCGATGCACCATGAACATCGAGACGTCGGTGCCGTCCTTCGACGAGTAGGTCGTCTGCTCCACCACGATCGCGTCGGGATCGAATCCGGTCGGCGATGGAAGACGGACGAGCTCGCGTACGGCGCCTGTGCG from Candidatus Limnocylindria bacterium carries:
- a CDS encoding beta-ketoacyl-ACP synthase III; the encoded protein is MAKNAVITGWGFYVPSRIMTNAELERIVDTSDEWIASRTGIRERRIASDGENTSSMSTRAARVALDRARLRPQDLQMIIVGTCSPDYVFPATACFVQNDLGATKAGAFDIEAACTSFVSALAVARGMIVSGAIQNALVIGAETLSRFLNWKDRTTCVLFGDGAGAVVLEATNASVGIESVILHSDGSQGDKLMIPAGGARIPATQDTLDRGQHLITMQGGDVFKLAVKSMADAAEEALAEAGLGLDDIALMIPHQANIRIIEQVAKRLHFPMERVFVNIQRYGNTSAASIPIAICEAEATGRLRRGDKVLLVAFGGGFTWGASVLEWFGTLDGARPPGALERAREAIEDVVERVRPV